The Maylandia zebra isolate NMK-2024a linkage group LG7, Mzebra_GT3a, whole genome shotgun sequence genome contains a region encoding:
- the ptprbl gene encoding receptor-type tyrosine-protein phosphatase beta isoform X3, with translation MLRCAATCLILGFVWGAKTVQTSEGPRCSADLKEISSSSDSIAVQVTSAGLSCNFSLFCILDSWSSPAHCKSDGETSSATICNITGLQPGTVYQLTAVSRKDGEISHGTVQTDPVGPAHLDLQLGPAQPHHKSLFMVLSGSALTVSWTQPTGRVDWYDVTLEDTSSGSRRRTRIKGSAASQTGFTSLIPGTLYKVSVVASAGNKSASPVHAMTATAPSSVDGLQVASSSSHSLGVTWWIGSGRTENLRVLLRDRAGVLLKNITLKNSSTSAELDGLHPGTPYTITVVTEAVGLQSSASTASVTAPAPVSRLVLENNGSSDHLRASWLPPKGGVESYLVTLRAPGSDPQLRHLLPNITQVEFEGLTPGRSYEVSVSSSAGSQTTESRSTARTVPDQVSALSMSADARTLWLRWLPPRGDWENYSVILKNGSVVLANETVSKASRQHAFSILSLVPGRLYSAEVTVHSGVLSNTARCSSQLAPWPVQQLLVRQADETSLSVRWSRPPGQWDGFTVLLRWATAAATIVDQRVLGWEAKECTFNSITPGGQYIITVTTNSGNLSSSASVTARTTPAQVSGLRLSNLGSTDSLQARWAPASGYLDSYQVLLVHDSSVIKNESVMANISSLSFQALRPGALYRVVVTTVRVGHISRQTVSEGRTVPAAVSDVRVSNNGRMDFLSVSWSQAVGEVDRYLVTLSDRERTIHTLTVPKSTPTCVFDSLVSGRLYNISITTCSGLYKNQTFIQERTQPSKVQSPTATHNASDSYLKVYWRHAAGDFDLYQVFIKHNNVFLQNKTVSKTEHNCVFTGLVPGRLYTVLVTTWSGKYEAIASTHGSTFPAAVRSLTLARRGTEDLRVTWMAAPGDVDHYEVQLLFSDMKVFPPITLGSGVRDCVLSSLTPGRLYKIIVSTYSGTNQKARYIEGRTVPSKVKNIHVSNSGDSSSLMVSWTPGPGDVDGFSVFLYRESRKLSTRSVLKHQNEVTFGSLQPGQVYTIMVQSVSGDLVNNNTVTGRTVPSAVTGLQVDSHHTTCSIQVSWQEALGVADGYVLQVLDDRGSMVRNVSQPFGHTWQQFDGLTPGKKYRVVVQTTSGGVHSVGVSTEARTNPAVVTNLAVTANTTTSLSFHWSPPEGDFQLYEVFLYDRNDQLHEKKRVQSNSQQCTFQGLRPGAPYKMLIQIHSGDQTNQTSIYTRTVPSAAAFLKAKSGNQSDSLWVNWEHGGGDLSGYQLYLYNPNGSQQAMHQLGSEATGFIFSGLVAGRLYRAEVLSQSGGLSNRASTLGRTAPRPPASILFRGVTNTSLEITWSGPVDSDYDDFDLQWTPRDRLSIINPYHTRTSSNRILRGMFPGRLYNFSLRTVSGTTEPGATPTYSTPIRKSIRTKPERVHSLHCRPQSSTSISCSWVTPDTDYDSYTIECLHKDSHTLMYSRLAEQDSNSYIITELEPHKHYTVSVKVMSGGKPSDEAQDNVVTMLDRPPVPPSGTRVSEQSAVVTKSSISFQFNCSWFSDVNGAVKYFTVVVTESEDVSLMQLEQKHPLPSYLDYSSNSSIRSYQTSYFPSRCTESPDSTTQSFNISLGTGMDLLGGTCDARGSDQDPESSGELNHFCDGPLKPKTAYRISVRAFTQLFDDDAKDLSVLSPLFSDTCLSQPIITEAEPLSGVIEGVSAGLFLAAVIVGITALFVCRHRTRKVEEERLEVRINMRRERAAAGNQLGVRGSRRISSPIKIVNFESHYSKLQADSNYLMSEEYEDLKDVGRNQPLDSALLPENRGKNRYNNILPYDSTRVKLSYVDDDPCSDYINASYIPGNSFRREYIATQGPLPGTKDDFWKMVWEQNVHNVVMVTQCVEKGRVKCDHYWPFDQDPLYYGDLIVQMLSESVLPEWTIREFNIYSEEQLGFSRLVRQFHYTVWPDHGVPETTQSLIQFVRTVRDYVNRTSGSGATVVHCSAGVGRTGTFIVLDRVLQQLDAKDTVDIYSAVFDLRLHRSHMVQTEVQYAYLHQCVRDVLRARKLRSEQEGMYRM, from the exons ATGCTCAGATGTGCCGCTACATGTTTGATTCTTGGATTCGTTTGGGGCGCAAAGACG GTCCAGACCTCAGAGGGTCCCCGATGCTCCGCAGACCTGAAGGAGATCAGCTCCAGCTCAGACTCCATCGCGGTGCAGGTAACGTCCGCCGGTCTGTCCTGTAACTTCAGTCTGTTCTGCATTCTGGACTCATGGTCCAGTCCTGCCCACTGCAAGTCTGATGGAGAGACCAGCAGCGCCACCATCTGTAATATAACGGGACTGCAACCCGGGACAGTGTATCAGCTGACAGCGGTTTCCAGGAAGGATGGCGAGATTAGCCACGGGACAGTTCAGACAG ACCCAGTTGGCCCAGCTCATCTGGACCTCCAGCTGGGCCCAGCTCAACCTCATCATAAAAGCCTGTTTATGGTTCTAAGCGGCTCGGCTCTGACGGTGTCCTGGACTCAGCCTACCGGTCGTGTGGACTGGTACGATGTGACTCTGGAGGACACGAGCTCCGGATCCCGGCGCAGGACCAGAATCAAGGGCTCTGCAGCCTCCCAAACCGGGTTCACCTCCCTGATTCCTGGGACTCTGTACAAAGTCAGTGTGGTAGCTTCAGCTGGGAACAAGAGCGCCTCACCTGTCCACGCAATGACAGCTACAG CTCCCTCCTCAGTGGACGGCCTGCAGGTGGcgtcctcttcctcacacagcCTCGGGGTGACTTGGTGGATTGGCTCGGGTCGCACGGAGAACCTCAGGGTTCTGCTGAGGGATCGGGCTGGTGttctgctgaagaacatcactCTGAAGAACAGCAGCACCTCGGCAGAGCTGGATGGTCTGCACCCAGGGACCCCGTACACCATCACCGTGGTAACAGAAGCAGTCGGCCTTCAGAGCTCCGCCTCGACAGCATCCGTCACAG CCCCAGCACCAGTGTCACGTCTCGTCCTCGAAAACAACGGCAGCTCAGACCACCTGCGAGCCTCCTGGCTCCCACCTAAAGGAGGGGTGGAATCCTACCTGGTGACCCTGAGGGCTCCAGGATCCGACCCTCAGCTACGCCACCTTCTCCCCAACATCACCCAAGTGGAGTTTGAGGGCCTGACCCCTGGGCGTAGCTACGAGGTGTCAGTCAGTTCCTCAGCAGGCAGTCAGACCACCGAGAGCAGGAGCACAGCGAGGACAG TACCTGACCAGGTGTCAGCGCTCTCTATGTCGGCTGATGCTCGAACACTGTGGCTCCGCTGGCTGCCCCCCAGAGGCGACTGGGAGAACTACAGCGTCATCCTGAAGAATGGCTCGGTGGTTCTGGCAAATGAGACCGTCAGTAAGGCAAGCAGGCAGCACGCCTTCTCCATCCTCAGCCTGGTCCCCGGACGACTCTACAGTGCAGAGGTCACAGTTCACAGTGGCGTTCTGAGCAACACAGCACGCTGCAGCAGTCAGCTGG CGCCGTGGCCCGTGCAGCAGCTGCTCGTACGCCAGGCTGACGAAACCTCACTGAGCGTCCGGTGGAGTCGGCCGCCCGGACAATGGGACGGCTTCACCGTGCTCCTCAGGTGGGCAACCGCTGCTGCCACCATTGTAGATCAGAGAGTCCTCGGCTGGGAGGCCAAAGAGTGCACTTTCAACAGCATCACGCCTGGGGGCCAGTACATCATTACCGTGACAACCAACAGCGGTAACCTGAGCAGTTCCGCCTCTGTGACGGCACGGACCA CTCCGGCTCAGGTCAGTGGGCTGCGGCTCTCCAACCTCGGCAGCACCGACAGTCTGCAGGCGCGGTGGGCACCGGCTTCCGGATATCTGGACTCCTACCAAGTCTTGCTGGTTCACGACAGCAGCGTCATCAAGAATGAGAGCGTGATGGCCAACATCAGCAGCCTCAGCTTCCAGGCCCTGAGACCGGGCGCCCTGTACCGCGTGGTGGTGACCACGGTCAGAGTGGGACACATCTCCAGACAGACGGTGTCCGAGGGACGCACAG TGCCGGCGGCAGTGAGCGATGTCAGGGTCAGCAACAACGGGCGCATGGACTTCCTCAGCGTGTCTTGGAGTCAGGCTGTAGGTGAGGTGGACAGATACCTGGTGACCCTGAGTGACCGGGAGAGGACCATTCACACCCTCACCGTGCCCAAGTCGACCCCGACATGCGTTTTCGACTCGCTGGTGTCTGGACGCCTCTACAACATCTCCATCACTACCTGCAGCGGTCTCTACAAAAATCAGACGTTCATCCAGGAGAGGACAC AGCCGTCGAAGGTCCAAAGCCCCACAGCGACCCACAATGCTTCGGACAGCTACCTGAAGGTGTACTGGCGTCATGCTGCTGGAGACTTCGACCTGTATCAGGTGTTCATCAAGCACAACAACGTCTTCCTGCAAAACAAGACAGTTTCAAAGACGGAGCACAACTGTGTGTTCACCGGCCTGGTGCCTGGCAGACTCTACACAGTGCTAGTGACCACGTGGAGCGGAAAGTACGAAGCCATTGCCTCCACCCATGGCAGCACCT TCCCGGCGGCAGTGCGTTCCCTGACTCTGGCTAGGCGGGGCACCGAGGACCTGCGGGTGACGTGGATGGCAGCTCCGGGTGACGTGGATCACTACgaagtgcagctgctgttcaGCGACATGAAGGTGTTTCCTCCCATCACTCTGGGCAGCGGTGTGAGGGATTGCGTCCTGTCATCACTCACACCTGGGCGGCTTTACAAGATCATAGTTTCCACGTACAGCGGCACCAATCAGAAGGCCCGGTACATAGAGGGTcgcacag TTCCCAGTAAAGTGAAGAACATCCACGTTAGCaacagtggagacagcagcaGTCTGATGGTGAGCTGGACTCCTGGTCCGGGCGATGTAGACGGATTCTCCGTGTTTCTGTACAGAGAAAGCCGAAAGTTAAGTACCCGAAGCGTCCTCAAGCACCAGAACGAGGTGACGTTCGGCTCCCTGCAGCCCGGCCAGGTGTACACCATCATGGTTCAGTCTGTGAGTGGAGACCTGGTGAACAACAACACGGTCACAGGGCGCACAG TCCCCTCTGCAGTGACAGGGCTCCAGGTGGACTCCCACCACACCACCTGTAGTATCCAGGTGAGCTGGCAGGAGGCTCTGGGTGTGGCTGATGGATATGTCCTCCAAGTTCTGGACGACAGAGGCAGCATGGTGAGAAACGTCTCTCAGCCCTTTGGACACACCTGGCAGCAGTTTGACGGCCTCACACCAGGAAAGAAGTATCGAGTGGTGGTCCAGACCACCAGCGGCGGGGTCCACAGTGTTGGGGTCAGCACTGAGGCTCGGACAA ACCCAGCGGTGGTCACCAATCTGGCCGTCACTGCAAACACCACCACCAGCCTGTCCTTCCACTGGTCGCCACCAGAGGGAGACTTTCAGCTGTATGAAGTTTTTCTGTATGATCGTAATGACCAGCTGCACGAGAAAAAGCGCGTCCAGTCCAACAGTCAGCAGTGTACTTTTCAGGGCCTCAGACCTGGTGCTCCTTACAAGATGTTGATCCAGATCCACAGTGGAGACCAGACCAACCAGACCTCCATCTACACCAGAACAG TCCCGTCAGCTGCAGCGTTCCTGAAAGCTAAGAGTGGAAACCAGTCTGACAGTCTTTGGGTAAACTGGGAGCATGGTGGAGGTGATCTAAGTGGATACCAGCTGTATCTCTACAACCCCAACGGTTCTCAGCAGGCCATGCATCAGCTGGGCTCAGAGGCCACAGGGTTCATCTTCTCAGGCCTTGTAGCGGGTCGCCTGTATCGAGCTGAGGTGCTGAGCCAGAGCGGCGGGCTCAGCAACAGGGCGAGCACCCTGGGCCGGACGG CTCCCAGACCACCTGCCTCCATCTTGTTCAGGGGGGTGACCAACACCTCCCTGGAGATCACATGGAGCGGCCCTGTGGACTCCGACTATGATGACTTTGACCTGCAGTGGACTCCTCGGGACCGGCTGTCCATCATCAATCCGTACCACACCCGGACGTCCAGCAACCGCATCCTGAGGGGGATGTTCCCTGGACGGCTCTACAACTTCAGCCTCCGCACCGTCAGTGGGACCACAGAGCCTGGGGCCACACCTACCTATAGCACACCTATCCGCAAAAGCATCCGCACCA agccagagagagtcCACAGCCTCCACTGTCGCCCTCAGAGTTCCACCTCCATCTCCTGCTCCTGGGTAACCCCGGACACTGATTATGACTCCTACACCATCGAGTGTCTCCACAAGGATTCCCACACACTGATGTACTCCAGACTCGCTGAGCAGGACTCCAACAGCTACATCATCACTGAGCTGGAGCCTCACAAACACTACACAGTCTCTGTGAAGGTCATGTCTGGTGGGAAGCCCAGCGACGAGGCTCAGGACAACGTGGTCACCATGCTTGACC GTCCTCCTGTGCCCCCCTCCGGTACCCGGGTCAGTGAGCAGTCTGCTGTGGTCACCAAGTCCTCCATCTCCTTCCAGTTTAACTGCAGCTGGTTCAGTGACGTTAATGGAGCTGTTAAGTACTTCACTGTAGTGGTGACTGAGTCTGAAG aTGTTAGCCTAATGCAGCTGGAGCAGAAGCACCCACTGCCCTCCTACCTGGACTACAGCTCCAACAGCTCCATCAGGTCCTACCAGACCAGCTATTTCCCCAGCCGATGCACCGAGAGCCCTGACAGCACCACCCAGAGCTTTAACATCAGCTTGGGGACTGGGATGGACTTGCTAGGGGGCACCTGTGATGCCAGAGGCTCAGACCAGGACCCAGAGTCTAGTGGAGAGCTGAACCACTTCTGTGATGGACCCCTGAAGCCAAAGACTGCCTACAG GATCAGCGTCCGAGCTTTCACTCAGCTGTTTGATGATGATGCAAAGGACTTGAGTGTCTTGTCTCCACTGTTCTCTGACACCTGCCTATCGCAGCCCATCATCACTGAGGCTG AGCCTCTGAGCGGTGTCATCGAAGGTGTAAGTGCTGGACTCTTCCTCGCTGCTGTGATTGTGGGAATCACTGCTCTGTTTGTCTGCAGGCACAGAACTCGCAAAGT TGAGGAAGAGAGGCTGGAGGTCAGGATAAAtatgaggagagagagagcagcagcGGGGAACCAGCTGGGTGTCAGAGG CAGCCGTCGAATCTCCAG TCCCATTAAGATTGTGAACTTTGAGTCTCACTACAGCAAACTACAGGCTGACTCCAACTACCTGATGTCAGAGGAGTATGAG GATCTGAAGGACGTCGGTCGTAACCAGCCTCTGGACTCGGCTCTGCTGCCGGAGAACCGGGGAAAGAACCGATACAATAACATCCTGCCCT ACGACTCGACGAGGGTCAAGCTGTCCTACGTTGATGACGACCCCTGCTCTGACTACATCAATGCCAGTTACATCCCA GGTAACAGCTTCCGGCGGGAGTACATCGCCACACAGGGTCCTCTGCCTGGAACTAAAGACGACTTCTGGAAGATGGTTTGGGAGCAGAATGTCCACAATGTGGTGATGGTCACTCAGTGTGTGGAGAAAGGAAGG GTGAAATGTGATCACTACTGGCCATTCGATCAGGATCCTCTGTACTACGGAGACCTGATCGTCCAGATGCTGTCAGAATCGGTTCTACCTGAGTGGACGATCAGAGAGTTTAACATCTACAGC GAGGAGCAGCTCGGCTTCAGCCGCCTGGTTCGTCAGTTTCACTACACGGTGTGGCCGGACCACGGTGTCCCAGAGACCACTCAGTCCCTCATCCAGTTTGTCCGTACTGTCCGAGACTACGTCAACAGGACTTCGGGATCTGGAGCCACTGTAGTCCACTGCAG CGCCGGTGTGGGCCGGACGGGGACTTTCATTGTCCTGGATCGAGTGCTGCAGCAACTGGACGCCAAAGACACGGTGGATATCTACAGCGCCGTGTTTGACCTGCGACTCCATCGATCCCACATGGTGCAGACTGAG GTGCAGTATGCATACCTGCATCAGTGTGTCAGAGACGTTCTCAGAGCCAGGAAGCTACGCAGCGAGCAGGAGGGAATGTACAGGATGTGA